AACTCCACCCACAGTACTTCTTATTAATCACACTACTATGCATATTTCAGGAATTTATATGACCTGAATGAATTTTGGTGAACTATCGAGGAAGATAAAATTTGGCCCAACCCAAAGTAGCAGTGCAGTGACAAAGTGCGGGAGGCACCATGCTGGAGGATTTCTTTACTCTTACTGAGATGAAGGATGGTATTTCAACTGTTGCAAGGATTGGAGAACTGATATCTGAGATCCAGAAGCTGAAAAATGCTGCTGAGCTTAACACAGCTGACTTGATAAGGCAGTGTTCAACGGCTGCAAACACACTAGCATCCACAAACAACGAAGAGTGTCTTCAGCATTTCGTTCTGTTAAATGGTGTTGGTTTTCTCAACCATTGGCTTCAGGATGCTCAAAATTGTGGCAAAGATCTCAGCAATTCAGCAGAAGACCTAATGGTTGCAATATTAACTGCATTGGAGTGTCTTTCAATTGATAATGAGCAGTTAACTTCTTGTGGAGTTATGTCTACTGTTCATCACCTACTTGCTCACGGAAATGCCAAGATCAATCAAAAGGCGAGAGTGCTCTGTCAGAAATGGAGTAGCGTACCAAAATATGGTACAGATGGCCAACATGTTGATACGAAAGAGGCTTGTCAGACTGATGAACTTAAGCTTCCAGAGGCTAGCCAGGAGGCAGAAAATGATAAACAGGGTGGAGCAAATGAATTTGGAAATTCTGTTGAATCAAAGCCTGAGGTGATGACTTGCTCGAATGTTcctttgcctgatacttccctgATCAATGATAATACAAATGCAACAAAGCAACCATCGGTACTAACATCCCCAAATTCCTCAAATGGAAATGCCACTTTAGGAGATGTGAACTCCGTGGGATCGTTTCCTGCATCTCCTGTGGGTTTAGAAAATGTGTCTGTCACTGAGGAGACTTCTGCTTCCAACGATGTAGGCTTGGACACTGATGGCAAACTCCGATCAAACTCTATCAGTGTAAAGAGTGTTATCGGGCAAGATGCACCAGCAGATATGACTGCAGTGGCCGTGTCTGTAGAGCCTAAGAAACCTGACAATCTGTTTGTTAGTAGCAAAGTGAATTCAGAGGACTATATTGTTTCAACTAGCTCGGGCATCATGGAAGTTGAACCATTTGCAGCTGATAGATTACATTTGGGGGATGATAAAGCTGAAACTTTGAGCCATCTTGCAATTGTAAGCCGTGATTTGCAAGATTTGTCCGAGGAAAGTACGGGCAAAGAAGAGGGACCTACATCTTCATCTAGTACAGACGGTACCGGCATAGGCAATGGATTTATGTTTAAGAGATGTATGAAGAGCTTTGGGGATTCCTCAAAGGCAACAGAGACAAAATCAACTACACTGAAAGGGGAGAAATCAACACCACTAACAGATTACGATGATACTGACGCACTAGAAGTAGCTCGTCTGGTTGCTATCGAGGTGGAGCGGGAAGTCATTGACTACAGAGGAACATTTTGTGGTTCTCCTGATATTAATTCCAGGAATGCTGATAGTCCTGACTTGGAAGCACGGCGGCAGCCTGAACCCACTGTCAATGAATCGAATGACAATAAATCCTCCAGTACAGGCGTTGATTCAGGAAGTTCCTCATCTCTTAAGGAGGATGGATCGGGCATTACAGATGGTAGTGGTCCCTTCAGTAGAAAATATACACGGACTTTGGAACTGGGGGGCTTAGATCTTAACAAAAACCAGTGCGCTGAAGAAACTGATTGTAATCCAAAGTCCATTCTTAGTAATTCTGTCAATTTATCAACGCCTATAGCTGTGGCTGCTTCAAGAGGCTCATCTGTGTTTCCATCTCGGCTCCACTTTGAAGGTGAACTTGGATGGAAAGGCTCTGCTGCAACCAGTGCATTTCGACCAGCTTCTCCTCGGCGGACTCCTGATGAAGAGAAGTCATTGTCAGCTTCTTCACATAAAACAAGCAACAtgttgtttgacttaaatgtaGTAGACAGTGATAGTGCTACTTCTGACGAGCCGCTTTCAACAGCGATCCTGCCAGCTTCTTCTGACCTAGCTTCCAAAGATACCTCTGCAGCATTTGGTGTGAGTAGGGAACTCACACTTGACCTTAACTGCTCATGTGGCGATGAGGAAGGTGCTATCGCTGCAAGCAACGTACCGCCATTGTGGAACCGGCAACAATTTAATGGCAGTTGGAgtcaaccttcttcctcctcatcttcaAGGCTACCTGCAGTCAGAAACTTCGACTTGAATGACAACTTGTCAATGACTGATGGTTCTACACGACGAATAGATGGGTCTTTTGCCAAGACTTCTGTCAGGGATGTGTCAGACCCTTCTGCAGTCACAATTATGGGTAAGAGGATAGTTCTCGGGCAGAGAGAACATGGCCACCAACAGCAGCATAATTTTCTGGGACCAAGTGCGGAATCTAGAGTTCCTGCAAGATCTATACAGTCTTACGCACATACTCCTGATTATGGCGTTGTCAACTATCCACCTCAATCTGCTGTGTCTTTCCCCCCAGCTTTCTATGCACCAGGGGCTGTTCCATACATGTTTGATGCAAAGGGTGCACCAGTCATACCACCGTTGTCAGGCTTAGGCCTTGGCATTTCTCATCCATCTTTCAGCACCAGAGCAATCCCACCCTCAGCTACTGAATTGAGTTATTTTCATCCTAGCATGGATTTCAATCACGCACCCTCATCTGAAGGTGCACATAGGGAAGCAGGAAATTACTGGCCTGTGTCCTTCCAAGGTCAGAACATCTTTGTTGATGAACGCACTAGGAACATGTCGCAGGGTGGCAGTTCTGCTATGGTACTTAAGCGGAAAGAACCGGAGTCAGGCTGGGATTTGTTCCCACGTCGCTGAGCATGAGGTTTGTTGCAGCTGTAATCgattttgtttcattttttatttggtctGTTCAATGCCCCGTTTATCGCGGCGCCTTGGACATTCTAGGGTATTTTTGGGCACCTGAAAATGGGTCCAGTTTTATTAGGTTGGAAGACATGCACGGAGAGCTGAATAAGGTGAACTACAGGTAGGTTTCAGAGATGTTGACGTGGCATGGATATTGTTGGCTGCTGGAAGTCCTGTGTAGATTTGTTCTTTGTGAGCTTACTAGCTTCTTTTAGTTGACAGAATATAGCCAATTGCTCTCCATGGAAAGCTGAAATTATGTATATCATCTCGTATATCCTACAGATGAAATGCTTTCTTTCTTATCCATTCCTTGATGAGCCTACTCAAGTTCTGTAGTCAATTGTACATATGATTCTTAAGAGAGATTTAGGTTTTGTATCATGCCGTAACTTGCTCTTTAAGGAGCTCAACGTCGATATCGATCTGGTTCTCTGCAAGATGGAACCAGTTTCTTCTGTGATTGGTGTATATGTTGTAATAGCGATAGTTTGATCACAGGGGATTGGGAGGATTTGCCACTCCAATTATCTGCGCTTGAGAAACTAAGCCAGGTTCGCTCGGTGTGTAGTTTTGAGGCGTCTATTCCTCTCCACACGATGACGATGAGACAGCAACAGCTACACAACTGCTGCTCAGATGAAGCATGTCTCAGATACATGTATGGATGTAGATGTTTAGGAACACTTGATTCAGTTTCCATATCTACTACTAGACCTTACCATCCCTTAAATAGTAAGTACTTGTCAAGTACGGCATCCAAGAAAAAATgtgggaaaaggaaaaaggactGGGTGAAGATTGTCATTAACTAATCTCAGCAATCCGCAATACAATTCAGATCACAATAACCAACTCTGTAAACATGTCAATTCGTCAAACTCACTCTCGTCAATCATGAGCGGTAGAATTACAGCAGGTATGCTGAGTTGCCCAACATTAGGTAGTATCATCGCATCACCAATGCCATTTTCTGCACATGGCCATACGTTTGCAGTTGTTGCGTCATCTCAGAGGCCATGGCTTCACCACCTTCAGTTGAGCATGGCAATCTCCAAAGGCTCCCTCCGATGGGCAATTGGCCAGTCTCCAAAACCCAACAATAGAATGGGAATGGGAATGACCACCTCCAGCCCTCGAGAAAGAACATAAATGACGTTACTTGTTCAGAGCCAGTGAAACTGGGTACCCAGGTAGGCAGAGGGAGACTTCCGAAAGATTTTATTGGTACCGGCACCAGCACCAGCCTCAGTGGTCTTTCCTTGTACCTTATCAGGGACAGCACTAGATCACTCCTCTCTTGCCTCGTCCATTCTTCTTTTCTTCGGACTTAGGGTACCCTCTTCATGCGGCCTGCTTGTGGAAATACACCATATTCGCATCACAAACAACCTCAAGAAAGGTACAAACTTTCTAGGGGAAAAGTTACAACAACTATcatcacaagatcaagttatgTATCATCCTTTGCTAACAGTAGCTAAATTGCCGGGGACAAACAGAGTTAACATTAAAATTCAGTAACATGTATATCTACAACTGAACACAAGGGAGCACTCTATGCTTTGAGAATTAAGGTACGATCTTCGACTACTAAATAGAAATTAGCTAACAAAACTTACTCATCTTGCATCTGCTTCCGTTTTCTGTTGACACCATTCGCCACTGGCTGATTTTCGCTGGGCCTGACAACTTGAGGCTCAAAATTACTCCTGTGGGCGGAAACATCCACATCGGGATCACTAAGTAGGGCAAGTCTCTCAAACATGTTTGTATTAACTGAGGTACTCTCTTGTAGTCGCCCCTTGAAATTTTCCAGCAAAACAATCCCTGGGAAGCATAAGCAGGTCTCAGCCACAAATGTTAAGCATTCATTCATTTAGACAGAGCAAAACACTAGATTCTTCGTATCGGTACCCAAATGGTTGGGCCCAAAGACATGAATCGCTATCTTATTCCTATCACTTGACAGACTGCCTAGGCAGCCATCAGCTTGGGAATTAGGCAGGCTACCACTTAGCATGTGATAGGCACACTCTGTTTTGCGGATTCAGGATTTTGATACGACTAAGCCATGGGTCCGAAGAGACATGGTATGAAGAAAGGTAAGATAAGACTACTTACCATGATTTGTTGTTTCACTCAACCATGTTAAGAGCATCTACAATGTTTTAGTGGGTATATTGCTTATCTTACCTTAGCAAGAGGAATCATCAAGGTTACTCATCGATGTACTGCTAATactcaagtgtaagcacatTACCCCTAGTAGGGACATTAGACGTATTGGGATTGGGATTGCGGCGGAGATTAGGAAATACCTAGAGCACGCAGCGTGCGGAGATGGAATCTGTCGGCGAGCTTAGGATGGCCGGCGTTGGTGGCCCGCGTGACGGCCAGCTCCTTGAGGCTGATCAGCAAATCCTGCACCGAAACAGAGAAGGGAGAGATGGAAGGAAACCCTGTGGATTGGAATCGGAAAGCACACACagaatgaaagaaagaaaagaagggattgggagagggagagggagggagtggcCTTACGAGCTCGGTCTCGGAGAGGGTTTCGAGCCACCGTGCGTCTGCATCTTGCTGCTGGCTGGTCTCTGGCTCTGACCCCACGGCGGAAGCGGCAGGAGCAGGTGAGGAAGGAGAGATTGATGGGTTTCCGGCGGCagcaggagaaggaggagaagtcAACGGATTTTCGGCAGCGGCGGCTGTTGCGCACGGTGGCGCCatggggagaggagaggagggcggGGGTGACGACGGCCAAGGGTTCGTTTCTTCCCTGTGGGATGGGGGGCCGATTAGATCAAGACCGCACGATTCCTATGCGACGGTGGCAGATGCTTCCAGCCTTTGACGGACCCAGAAACACGGTTGCAAATTTTATAAGACCAAAAACACCAAGAGAGCAACAAATACGTGTCGTATGAGGAAAGcggatcttataaaatttctgCTGGACAAAGAGAATTCAACAAATAGCAGATTGTTAAATCCTATCGATTTTGTAGTAACAACAAACAACACTGCAAGATAAAGAGAcaatttcttttgtttactCTCCTCAACGTTTGTACAATTGTGCTTCTAAAGTCAACTGACAATGGAAACGGTAAATAACGATGATTGATCACCAAGGACGAATAGAACACAGCAGATgatcttattttaaaaaataaatatttaaactactttatttcgTTATACAAACTCTACATGCAACGTAAATCTCGAATCTGAAGCCTTGCCTCCTCCTGCCAGATGACGCGATCCGAACCGCTGCGACTCAAATAGAAAAGGGAAACTGCGGGGCCCAGCGGTCagtttcctctcctcctccgcctcgatCCCTCCGGATATTCCCTCCTCGTCGTCTTCATCACAACAGATATGAGTGCCGAATCCAATTCTTCTTCATCGCATCAGACCTCTTCTGCTCCTTTGAataaccaaaagaaaaagaaaggattcCATtcattcaagaatatatgtacGGCTCGGTGCAGATGTTCAGTTTACAAATGCAAATGTTCAATTATGTCATGTTCAGTTTGAAGGCGCATCCTTTTTGCACTGACAAATGGCATTGTTTCTTCCTTTCAGTGATCAGCCAATGCATTTTTTAACGGGAGAAAAGTAGGAAAGAAAAAGGGATCAGCTCATTCACACAAAACACAATTGCCTCATTCATCTCTTTCTCGTCGACCTCCAGTCCGGACCATCGGGACAGACTCTCCAGTGCGGCAGAGCTTATGTCCATTGCATATAGACAGGCACAAACAATCAAATAATGCAGTGTTCCTACTACAAACAAGTCAGAAACATTGCTATCATATGCTGACTAATTCGTCCAGTTCACAATCTGAATTGCTGTTATGTACTTTTTACATCAGTCGTCAGCTAAGGGCAACCACATCACGATACCATCCAAGGAATGCAGATTTTGTGCCCCCAATCGATCCCTCCCTCCTTTCAACTCTGCATCATTTCCACATTCTTCACGTTCTTGATGGACTACTAACTCATGTAATGCCCATATACAAGCGCGTTACTCAGCCCAGTCCTCGTCGCCATCATCATCCACAGCGTTATCCTGCAATGATCAGGTTTGTCCCGGTAAGTATGATTACCCTTATAACAACAGGACAATGCATAAAAATGGACCATTCAAGGACACTTAACCATCAGCGGCCTTTACAATCCTAGGTTCAACAGCACAAATACAAGGAGTAGACAGCATGCCAACTTTAAATCGGCAGAACAAAGGGATGAAACTTTCACTTATACCTAATTCACCTTATCCATTTTAGTCTGCTTTCAACACTGTACTTGACAAATCATGCACCAGAGCCAAGTAGCCGGCTAGCATGGTTTAAAAAGCAAATGTGTCATAATTGCACGTTTAAAAAGAGACACATGCGAACccaatcaaattcaaaataacaaaaatgGTGCAATGGGCCAGGGTAGCACATTTACTTTAAACAAAAGATTAACGGGGGCAATTTCACAAAGTACCACAGAAATCTTCTGTACTTGAAAAGCACAAGCGAAATCTGCAACGGGAACAGATATAGTAATACATATGCCATGTGAAGTAAGCAAAATAATTCACCTGAGATGAACTTGAGAGCTCttcaatctcatcttcttctacCTGTAACAGAAAATGAAAAAGGCCAAAGGATCTCAACTTCGCGAATAGGCATTTAAGTAACCAAACAATGAACAACATTTAAATCGAAATCCCCGCTCAAGTGCCCATTTCTGTTTGGTCATTCAGCTACTAAAGGGGATCAACattaaaattacacaaaatagTACCTTTGTTTTTTGCTTTTTCCGCATTCCGGTTGCTGCATTCATGTAAACACAAGAGTCAGTCCCATAAAAGAATACTAGTACAAGGGTCAGCATCCTCTATATGAACGAAGCTGAAAGCTTCACGAAGAATCCTCCTAGAGTTGTTGGCTTGTTCCAGGCTAAGAGACTAATTCACTGAGAAAGGTTTTTGGAAGCTTAGACCAAATGCTATCACACTGAAGTGCGTAGATGGCTGCTGCTAATATAAGGCGCATGTGACAACAGTTTAATTACCTTTATTATTCCCTGCTGGCTGTTTTTCCTTTGGACCTGCTCTCTGCTTTTTAGCAGCAGGACCTACAGAAAAATCGACATTTCAAATTTAATCAAAAGGTTATTTTAGTGATACAATGATTGGTGAGGAACACAGAAGGTGATAATAAAGAACCTTTTGTGGCAGGAGATCCTTTCGGACTTCTTGTAGACCTCTGAAACAGAAGTTCATCTGTGATGCTAAGTTAAATTTGTTGATGTCAAGTGTAAACAGGTAATGTGTaacacaaaaaaagaagaagaaatcatATACTGTGCTGTTTCTTCAATGCAACATCGAGGGTCAGGTTAATGTTAAGGACATAGCGGTCTGCTAGTGATAGAGGGGAAAGCATGCATACATCTAGATAGATGCATCTTCATATTTTTGTGGCTACCTAGATCTAATAGATATAAAGTTATTTACATGACATGTACGGTAAAAAATAGTCACATAGTAGATGGtctgaagggggggggggcacatgGCATATTAATGAAAAACTTTCAAATGACTCCCTATCAAGGTGGTTTTGCACCATCACCTTTTTCTCTTCTGCCTTTTTAAACATGCTAGACAAAGTAGCCTGGGCAAGTGGTTCCTTCTTGCTAGAGAGAGACCTTGCTGTGGAATCTGCAGGTTTGATGTCTTCGCTTTGGCTTTCATTCTTAACTCCTGGACTCGTCATCTGCATCACATGTAGAAAGCAAAATAAGCTACATATTTGTGCCAAAATAGAAAGACAATATTAGTAAAATTGGCAAAGAAGGATCAAAGGCAGCTAATTACTTGATAGTCATTAATATTCATAAATTTGAATCTACAAGAAGCAAATTTATAGCAGCTACCTTCTCATCCAAATCCTCAGGTACCTCAATCTCATTGTCACTGTCGGATGAGTCTCCTCCAGAAGATAACTCTGTGTACCTATACAAAAGAACGATGAGGATTTTTCAAGTACCTTTGGAAGCGATGAACATATTAACTTTCAAAGCTGTTAGCAGCTGGGGCCTATAGATACAACTATCAGGTAATTTTTCAGTCATCAAGCAAAATAGAATTTGTACATAATTTGGGCACCCAACAAACCAACCAAAAAGAATGAAAGGGTCTTACTTCAAGGCTTTCCCAGCAGTCCTAGCAGATTGTCTGACTGAAGGTGTTTCACTCGTAGTCTGCGTGCCATTCTCATCCTTATGATCTGAATCTTCAGAAACATCAGCATCAGATTCAAATTTCGGGGAATGGGGTTCTTCATTTTCCTTTCCAGGTTTGTTGACAGTTGCTTCATCAATGGCAGCACCTGCTCCACCTCTAAAATCACAATCTGCTGCTGCGCCCTCCTATCAGTTCAAAATGAAGAAGCAAATATGATACCCGCACACAGAGAACAGGAAATATAAGAAATGAATGTGGATGGAACGAACAGAAACATTATGGAATTCTTTTGGAAACTCAAGTTTTAGTTCTTCTGGGTTTTCTTCTTTTGTCCCAACCCACCAGGCTTCAGAAAATACAATCTGCCAAGAGACAATGTCAGAATCACTACTCTGCACATTTTGCCATATCTGAACATGAATGATAAGTAGCAAATGCATACCCGATGAATTCAGTGGCGTACAAAATTTGAGGGTGTAATTGCAGTGTTAGacaaacatgcatgcacatgTAATCAGTAGaaatgtgggggggggggggggggggtttcttACGAAGCAACGCAGGGTAAAAATGTGAGCTTTGCACAACTGCAAACAACAATTCTACCTGACCGATCCGTATAATTGAGAGCTAATACTCACACACTCACCAGGCTCTCGAAGACGTCCTCACAGACGACGCCCTTGGCCGACCTTGTCATCTGCAGCGTCAGGTACTTGTTCTTGGGGTAAACGTGCGTCCCGAACAGCTTCATCCTTCCCTGCAACCACCACAAATCCGCACCACACCCCAGCGAAAAACCCCATCTTTATTACATTTCCCGGTGGCAAATCGCAGCCTCAGAACTGAACTATCTCCCTACCTGAGGGAACTCGAGGTACAGCACTGGGTTCTTGGTCCCGAGATCGGCCAGCTCCCCGACGCGGCCGGCTGAGGCGGCAGGCGCGAGGAGGCcggggaaggagaagaggaagcgGCTCTTGCGCTGGCCGCCGCGCCGCACGATGTCGCGGCCCTGCAGCCTCGCCGCGGCGCCCGACGGCGCGAGCGCCGACCGCGGAGCCGCCGGCTCGCCGCGCTGGAGCAGTCCATTGGAGAAGGCGAGCGAGCGGAGACGGCGGCGCTCGCCGGCCTCGGCGTCGGCAGGTGCGGTGGGCTTCTTGACCATGCTCCCGTCCTAGGGTTTCTGGGCCGGGTTAGAGCGAGTATTTTGAGTTGGGGATTCCGTTCCGAGAAGGAGGAAGACCTGACCTGGGCGAGCTCGAGCTGGGGGCCTGGGGCCTCAAGCGAGAGAGACGAAGACGCCTTGCCCGAAGCGGGTTTCTCTGAAACCGCCTTCGATCAGGGCAAAACGGATTTCAGGGAAGAAGAAACGGACTCAACAGGAATTAGCTGAGGCCGGAGTGATTGAGATGCAGATCATCATATGGCATAGGCAGTGAAACATATATAGCGGAAAGTAACAATGAAGTTGTGACTTGATTGCATACATACACATTACACGGGCAACTGTTACAGCTTTGCAGATGTACACAAATCAGGTCATTAACAAGCCGATGAATGCAAACGCAAAATTAAGCTCCTTTTGATCTCCTCCGCAGCCACAGCAAATAAGAGTGAACAGTACAAGAAATGAATGAGCTGCTAATCGATCCAATACTAAGCTAGTAGGCATGAACTGAAGGTTAATTAATTTGCAAGACGAAGCGATCTCAAGGGCCACGATGCTCTATTTTAc
The sequence above is drawn from the Phragmites australis chromosome 10, lpPhrAust1.1, whole genome shotgun sequence genome and encodes:
- the LOC133931181 gene encoding uncharacterized protein LOC133931181 isoform X1 — its product is MAPPCATAAAAENPLTSPPSPAAAGNPSISPSSPAPAASAVGSEPETSQQQDADARWLETLSETELVRPLPPSPSPNPFFSFFHSVCAFRFQSTGFPSISPFSVSVQDLLISLKELAVTRATNAGHPKLADRFHLRTLRALGIVLLENFKGRLQESTSVNTNMFERLALLSDPDVDVSAHRSNFEPQVVRPSENQPVANGVNRKRKQMQDEPHEEGTLSPKKRRMDEAREE
- the LOC133931175 gene encoding uncharacterized protein LOC133931175; its protein translation is MLEDFFTLTEMKDGISTVARIGELISEIQKLKNAAELNTADLIRQCSTAANTLASTNNEECLQHFVLLNGVGFLNHWLQDAQNCGKDLSNSAEDLMVAILTALECLSIDNEQLTSCGVMSTVHHLLAHGNAKINQKARVLCQKWSSVPKYGTDGQHVDTKEACQTDELKLPEASQEAENDKQGGANEFGNSVESKPEVMTCSNVPLPDTSLINDNTNATKQPSVLTSPNSSNGNATLGDVNSVGSFPASPVGLENVSVTEETSASNDVGLDTDGKLRSNSISVKSVIGQDAPADMTAVAVSVEPKKPDNLFVSSKVNSEDYIVSTSSGIMEVEPFAADRLHLGDDKAETLSHLAIVSRDLQDLSEESTGKEEGPTSSSSTDGTGIGNGFMFKRCMKSFGDSSKATETKSTTLKGEKSTPLTDYDDTDALEVARLVAIEVEREVIDYRGTFCGSPDINSRNADSPDLEARRQPEPTVNESNDNKSSSTGVDSGSSSSLKEDGSGITDGSGPFSRKYTRTLELGGLDLNKNQCAEETDCNPKSILSNSVNLSTPIAVAASRGSSVFPSRLHFEGELGWKGSAATSAFRPASPRRTPDEEKSLSASSHKTSNMLFDLNVVDSDSATSDEPLSTAILPASSDLASKDTSAAFGVSRELTLDLNCSCGDEEGAIAASNVPPLWNRQQFNGSWSQPSSSSSSRLPAVRNFDLNDNLSMTDGSTRRIDGSFAKTSVRDVSDPSAVTIMGKRIVLGQREHGHQQQHNFLGPSAESRVPARSIQSYAHTPDYGVVNYPPQSAVSFPPAFYAPGAVPYMFDAKGAPVIPPLSGLGLGISHPSFSTRAIPPSATELSYFHPSMDFNHAPSSEGAHREAGNYWPVSFQGQNIFVDERTRNMSQGGSSAMVLKRKEPESGWDLFPRR
- the LOC133931181 gene encoding uncharacterized protein LOC133931181 isoform X2 — translated: MAPPCATAAAAENPLTSPPSPAAAGNPSISPSSPAPAASAVGSEPETSQQQDADARWLETLSETELDLLISLKELAVTRATNAGHPKLADRFHLRTLRALGIVLLENFKGRLQESTSVNTNMFERLALLSDPDVDVSAHRSNFEPQVVRPSENQPVANGVNRKRKQMQDEPHEEGTLSPKKRRMDEAREE